A genomic segment from Cumulibacter soli encodes:
- a CDS encoding MFS transporter produces MRSRQSLRASQIDLRARRAVAALFLTNGAIFSTILPRFPEIKAALELSNSTYGLSLAAFPCGAILAGLGAAALIRRFGSARVAVLGTILTSAGVLIAGLAPNLILFALGLMLGGGMDAITDVAQNAHGLRVQRRYGRSILNSSCCVVRGCGVRRIDGRRGDCGGPADRRAFGDFRDRVLERATHRAAILLARAGRRGRAWAPRGS; encoded by the coding sequence ATGCGCTCACGCCAGTCTTTGCGTGCCTCGCAGATCGACCTCCGCGCGCGCCGTGCTGTCGCTGCGCTGTTTCTCACCAACGGGGCGATCTTCTCGACCATCCTGCCGCGCTTCCCCGAGATCAAGGCCGCTCTTGAGTTGAGCAACTCGACCTACGGACTCTCGCTCGCTGCCTTTCCATGTGGCGCGATCCTTGCCGGTCTGGGCGCCGCGGCGCTTATCCGACGGTTTGGCTCAGCCAGAGTCGCTGTTCTCGGCACGATCCTGACCAGTGCGGGTGTGCTCATTGCCGGGCTCGCACCCAATCTGATTCTGTTCGCGCTCGGCCTCATGCTCGGCGGCGGCATGGACGCGATCACCGATGTCGCGCAGAACGCCCACGGGCTGCGCGTGCAGCGCCGTTACGGCCGTTCGATCCTCAACTCCTCATGCTGTGTGGTCCGTGGGTGCGGTGTTAGGCGGATCGATGGCCGCCGCGGCGATTGCGGTGGGCCTGCCGATCGGCGCGCATTTGGCGATTTCCGCGATCGTGTTCTCGAGCGTGCCACTCATCGCGCTGCGATTCTGCTTGCCCGGGCGGGACGTCGAGGACGGGCCTGGGCCCCTCGTGGTAGCTGA
- a CDS encoding helix-turn-helix transcriptional regulator has product MTYAEWSGPRSGAPVWRSTAEGSLQRVLPDAAADLMWFDGQLIVAGPDTTAITFRRTPGERTWGLRFAPGLAHELLGISMHELANLRVPLTGIVGPSRHHHAFESDIGGALEVAVLNLCESAAPDRNRLGRARTLDTAARAGWGARAAAESLGVSERTLHRCSLRWFGYSYQKLVMIHRFQRAVQIVHAGRSLSDAAVLSGYADQAHFTRECRRLSGMTPSMLIRPSGV; this is encoded by the coding sequence ATGACGTACGCCGAATGGTCGGGCCCGCGAAGTGGCGCGCCCGTATGGCGGTCAACGGCTGAGGGTTCACTCCAGCGCGTCCTACCCGACGCTGCCGCGGATCTCATGTGGTTTGACGGTCAGTTGATCGTCGCCGGGCCCGATACGACGGCAATCACATTCCGCCGGACGCCGGGGGAGCGCACCTGGGGCCTGAGGTTCGCCCCGGGACTCGCGCATGAACTGTTGGGCATCTCGATGCACGAACTGGCAAACCTGCGCGTCCCGCTCACCGGCATCGTCGGGCCGTCTCGACATCATCACGCCTTCGAGTCAGACATCGGAGGTGCCCTCGAGGTCGCGGTACTGAACTTGTGCGAATCTGCGGCTCCGGATCGAAACCGGCTCGGGCGGGCCCGAACCCTCGATACCGCAGCTCGCGCTGGTTGGGGTGCTCGCGCAGCCGCTGAATCCCTCGGAGTATCTGAGCGCACGTTACATCGGTGCAGCCTGCGGTGGTTCGGCTACAGCTATCAGAAACTCGTGATGATCCACCGATTCCAACGAGCCGTTCAGATAGTGCACGCAGGCCGATCGCTGTCAGATGCCGCAGTGCTGTCGGGATATGCCGACCAGGCGCATTTCACGCGAGAGTGCCGACGGCTGTCGGGGATGACCCCGTCGATGTTGATCCGACCGAGCGGGGTCTGA
- a CDS encoding LysR family transcriptional regulator, translating to MEVHQLRYAVEVHRRGSFTAAAEILHVSQSGVSAQIAKLEKELGTRFFERGPRIATPTTSGAALLPLMARAITDIAQIRQAADELLGLCRGTVRIGTVIGCTIPGYLNAFATFRTSYPDVAVLASEGNSVDLVDRLVSGELDIALLAHTGSLPAQLTSTTLIDEPIDVGVPSGHAWQKRSAVRVADLATADVISLAAGTGVRAALQQTCEAGEVEITPIVEAHSPETVHSLAERNAGVAVLSRSMIGEPLTAVPIVGARQARLSLASRKAPDIAARAFLGLLAPALLTPRDEQ from the coding sequence ATGGAAGTTCACCAGCTCCGTTATGCCGTCGAAGTCCACCGGCGCGGATCGTTCACCGCCGCCGCCGAGATATTGCACGTGAGCCAATCCGGAGTGTCCGCGCAGATCGCGAAACTCGAGAAGGAACTCGGTACACGATTCTTCGAACGCGGACCCCGCATCGCAACCCCGACAACCTCCGGAGCGGCGCTGCTCCCCCTGATGGCGCGAGCGATTACTGATATTGCTCAGATCCGCCAAGCTGCAGACGAACTCCTAGGCCTCTGCAGGGGAACCGTCAGAATCGGCACGGTCATCGGCTGCACGATCCCCGGGTACCTCAACGCCTTCGCCACGTTCCGTACGTCGTATCCCGACGTCGCGGTGCTAGCCAGTGAGGGAAACTCGGTCGACCTGGTCGATCGGTTGGTTTCTGGTGAACTCGACATTGCACTGCTGGCGCACACAGGATCACTGCCCGCTCAACTCACGTCAACCACGCTCATCGACGAGCCGATCGATGTCGGTGTCCCTTCTGGGCATGCCTGGCAAAAACGATCGGCCGTGCGGGTGGCAGACCTCGCCACGGCCGACGTCATCTCGCTAGCCGCAGGCACCGGTGTGCGAGCTGCCCTTCAGCAGACCTGCGAAGCAGGCGAAGTCGAAATAACGCCGATCGTCGAAGCGCACTCTCCGGAGACCGTGCACTCGCTCGCCGAACGCAACGCCGGCGTCGCGGTCCTCTCGCGCTCGATGATCGGCGAACCGCTGACCGCAGTCCCTATCGTGGGTGCCCGTCAGGCCCGACTGTCCCTGGCATCGCGCAAGGCTCCGGACATTGCCGCGCGTGCGTTCCTTGGCTTGCTCGCACCCGCCCTGCTCACCCCGCGGGACGAACAATGA
- a CDS encoding MFS transporter — MLAALVIIAMAGSLVEDAGNSWATLYLTSLGAPSAVAAFGFIALVGAQFVGRLLGDRVVDRFGQRAVARAGGLVVAAGMGVALAFPTVPGIIAGFAAAGLGVSTLVPAAMYEADELPGLRHGTGLTVVSWLMRLGFLLSPPVVGAIADATSLRVGLLIVPLAGIAVILLASVLHPRRTGSTSMRISGGSEHADPTASRIH; from the coding sequence GTGCTCGCAGCCCTGGTGATCATCGCGATGGCTGGGAGCCTGGTCGAGGACGCCGGGAACTCTTGGGCGACGCTCTATCTGACTTCGCTTGGCGCGCCCTCGGCCGTCGCCGCTTTCGGATTTATCGCGTTGGTGGGTGCGCAGTTCGTCGGTCGACTCCTCGGCGATCGTGTGGTGGACCGCTTCGGTCAGCGCGCAGTCGCTCGTGCCGGCGGTCTGGTCGTGGCCGCCGGAATGGGAGTAGCACTCGCGTTCCCGACCGTCCCGGGCATCATCGCGGGGTTCGCTGCTGCCGGTCTTGGCGTATCGACTCTCGTCCCCGCAGCCATGTACGAAGCTGACGAGTTGCCGGGCCTACGTCACGGCACTGGGCTGACGGTCGTGTCCTGGCTCATGCGTCTTGGTTTCCTGCTCTCGCCCCCGGTTGTCGGCGCAATCGCTGACGCCACCAGTTTGCGTGTCGGGCTACTCATCGTGCCGCTGGCAGGTATCGCAGTCATTCTCCTGGCTTCGGTCCTACACCCTCGGCGCACGGGATCGACATCGATGCGTATCAGCGGCGGCTCCGAGCATGCGGACCCGACGGCGTCGCGCATTCATTAA